A part of Myxococcus landrumus genomic DNA contains:
- a CDS encoding sigma 54-interacting transcriptional regulator: MRDSAPSTAPLTEKTDPEGPLQPVRLLVLEGKDQGRSALLERGTAVVGTLPSCQLVLTDDTVSRRHLTIELLGASLRVRDLGSRNGTRYLGARVEVVEVPLGALVCLGRTQLALLPETSSTERVSARTELAGLLGRSLAMRRLFTDIERVAPTGLPVLLQGETGTGKEGIARALHQLSGKEGALRVFDCGAVLPGLLPGALFGHARGAFTGAVAEAPGALEAAHEGTLFLDEVAELPLEAQPAFLRVLETGGFFRLGENVERRVRFRVIAATHQDLQAAVKKGSFREDLYHRLASVVLRAPALRERLEDIPLLAEHFARSLGTSLPLSPASLATLTAYHWPGNVRELRNAVERVVSLGAEAALPRLATSDASRPEDFHATRERVLQAFERGYLEAQLARHKGSAAAAARAAGLARSYFYRLLKTHGLVPRRGKG; the protein is encoded by the coding sequence GTGAGGGACTCGGCGCCGAGCACCGCGCCCCTCACCGAGAAGACGGACCCGGAGGGACCGCTTCAGCCCGTGCGGCTGCTGGTCCTCGAGGGCAAGGACCAGGGGCGGTCCGCGCTGTTGGAGCGTGGCACGGCGGTGGTGGGGACGTTGCCGTCCTGTCAGCTCGTCCTCACGGACGACACGGTGTCTCGCCGGCATCTGACCATCGAGCTGTTGGGCGCTTCGTTGCGGGTGAGGGACCTGGGGAGCCGCAATGGAACGCGCTACCTGGGGGCGCGGGTGGAGGTGGTGGAGGTGCCCCTGGGCGCGCTGGTGTGCCTGGGACGGACCCAGCTCGCGCTGCTCCCCGAGACTTCGTCGACCGAGCGGGTCAGCGCGCGCACGGAGCTTGCGGGATTGCTGGGGCGCTCGTTGGCGATGCGCCGGCTGTTCACGGACATCGAGCGGGTGGCCCCCACGGGGCTGCCCGTGCTGCTCCAGGGCGAGACGGGGACGGGGAAGGAGGGCATCGCGAGGGCGCTGCATCAGCTCTCCGGCAAGGAGGGCGCGCTGCGTGTCTTCGATTGTGGCGCCGTGCTTCCCGGCCTGTTGCCCGGGGCGTTGTTCGGCCACGCGCGCGGAGCCTTCACGGGCGCGGTGGCGGAGGCTCCCGGCGCGCTCGAGGCCGCGCACGAGGGCACGCTCTTCCTCGACGAGGTGGCGGAGCTTCCGCTGGAGGCCCAGCCGGCCTTCCTGCGGGTGCTGGAGACCGGCGGCTTCTTCCGCTTGGGGGAGAACGTCGAGCGGCGCGTGCGCTTCCGAGTCATCGCCGCCACCCATCAGGACCTCCAGGCCGCGGTGAAGAAGGGGAGCTTTCGCGAGGACCTCTACCATCGCCTGGCGAGCGTCGTGCTCCGGGCTCCCGCGCTGAGGGAGCGACTGGAGGACATCCCCCTGCTGGCCGAGCACTTCGCGCGGAGCCTGGGGACCTCGCTCCCCTTGTCGCCCGCGAGCCTCGCCACGCTGACGGCCTATCACTGGCCCGGCAATGTGAGGGAGCTCCGCAACGCGGTGGAGCGGGTCGTGTCGCTGGGCGCGGAGGCCGCGTTGCCTCGGCTCGCGACGAGCGACGCCTCGCGGCCGGAGGACTTCCATGCGACGCGGGAGCGGGTCCTCCAAGCCTTCGAGCGAGGCTACCTGGAAGCGCAGCTCGCCCGGCACAAGGGGTCCGCCGCCGCCGCCGCACGCGCGGCGGGGCTGGCTCGCTCCTACTTCTATCGCTTGCTCAAGACGCATGGGCTCGTTCCCAGGCGAGGGAAGGGCTGA
- a CDS encoding alpha/beta fold hydrolase — translation MALNILLVHGAWGDGSNWSRVIPLLLSQGFHVTAVQNPLTSLADDVANTRRILGLQRGPTLLVGHSYGGAVITEAGNDSPLVTGLVYIAAFAPDAGEGLGDLLGRGQPPPGGANIYPDPDGFLWIKQEGFRESFAQDLGEMDARVLGVAQRPIAGRCFSDKVTRPAWKVKPSWYQVSEQDRMIPPDTERFMAQRMRATTRSLPASHASLVSQPAEVSKLILEAAASVEAGAGASVH, via the coding sequence ATGGCCTTGAACATTCTGCTGGTGCATGGGGCGTGGGGCGATGGCTCCAACTGGAGCCGTGTCATTCCCTTGTTGTTGTCACAGGGCTTCCACGTCACGGCGGTCCAGAATCCGCTGACCTCGCTCGCGGACGATGTCGCGAACACGCGGCGCATCCTGGGCCTCCAGCGGGGGCCGACGTTGCTCGTCGGTCACTCCTATGGGGGCGCGGTCATCACGGAGGCGGGCAACGACTCGCCCCTCGTCACGGGGCTGGTCTACATCGCGGCCTTCGCTCCGGACGCGGGGGAGGGGCTGGGGGACCTGCTGGGCCGAGGCCAGCCTCCTCCGGGCGGCGCCAACATCTACCCAGACCCCGATGGCTTCCTGTGGATCAAACAGGAGGGCTTCCGCGAGAGCTTCGCGCAGGACCTGGGGGAGATGGACGCGCGCGTGCTCGGTGTCGCCCAGCGGCCCATCGCGGGACGATGCTTCAGTGACAAGGTGACCCGGCCCGCCTGGAAGGTGAAGCCGAGCTGGTACCAGGTCTCCGAGCAGGACCGGATGATTCCCCCTGACACCGAGCGGTTCATGGCGCAGCGCATGCGGGCGACGACGCGCTCGCTTCCGGCCAGCCATGCCTCGCTCGTCTCGCAGCCCGCGGAGGTCTCCAAGCTCATCCTGGAGGCGGCCGCGAGCGTCGAGGCCGGCGCGGGCGCCAGCGTGCACTGA
- a CDS encoding RHS repeat-associated core domain-containing protein: MSSSNPSSQSQPPAIRTFQMDDRSVGNLASSVNLFRGDVNLTQSLFTLPGRSEGNGLDVSLSLQYQSNVFREATTWNREAPTGVVGLGWSLPLTWIESMSSGSPVPGTRQYALFENGTPNTLVRQPWAPRLFSADAALASGLADGKPVPAPLVQEFHAHGLLLSANATARGGQGTWELVDDTHELLYTLEVGARLLARDGGEAYQLQNYQFWKVQYYPRYERWVVTNDSAVRRSFGGGVTRDATGAHAVNNTVAWSVWWKGSNGLPLWSGASMRTEGQVQVARAWYLGRVTDRFGSAITYAYNDFERTSDGLLRGCERRVGTGGLPYTQAVYLTRVTDVFGRTVTLHYGDKLWSAEAEAPREYADPHRAVPGDAPGAWQDCYETRFLDQVTVRATDGATLFTFRFGYEPRPEATGREREVANVTGNTGHLRGDTFKRFLTRITQFDQDDVESPGFVLTYCLDAATEGGQPGALAALTSPEGATATYTYAHQSLPLCERRAEVKRPDSVGGGSPRIYYGPDYAVVAYYHPANGRLSLQVWTWTGAWLTWQLDPGDALLDTLGLDLDTLDVVANQDFFALTFTRTTPSECVAYVFDRDVARPGQWRAATVNGVTTAKNTPTLKLPTGGIATTFVGGTTWLAVAQMSDRTLSGSYEVLTWRWTTRAWTRETLAAPRYTWLTGSGEYLAALDIDGKLTVRWLDSQLVWRSGPSTMLPRLLTVDLAGVALVPGTSLVTVSNVIASNSQENVYQVWVVQWTADYALQLHSLGEFTDAFGSGNAPTSWVPQVVDDTLIAINGNLARFDGAAWVVSTKLNPGMPDADRDQRYAFGPDYALQIIVPTTGVGAAVAQVMAYDPMTGWKPAPSTLGQALPPQETQAANWPTSGGEDWAVVGPYVYFRGTASDWSAVAAAPASANLDVLVGQGGYHFNSESLVDQGPTFLAFTTEQGSAAQRAEALLLRNGQVGKPAPFPQEKLGDGQGPGTSPKGPQLFATYPQDAIDFDRATTVYLHQYAGDTFAGPIEHYAVAGLDVTDGYRDAIPTRYVFDTKTAGCDPTGLIVKFFSARTYPGTSDAANPVNGWVDSTYLNGMADETGKNYYDMLDGLLLRTQTRDRAGVLLDGTEATWVVYQQVASDVLEPETVVLRGGWVAQTVDTQISNGVTSTKTTEYVPPGAPGSATGQPVTVTFQQNGGEGQAQTFVQTTVPGVAIDAGLAAIHALTDPAQVTNTVTTDTGTVPVQAMATTYACWPTAEGVLVSMAEASFGLLDAPEVAFPFASYTPGDNPAGWALAARTTEHTDYGQEQESVDGLGVPTATLYSSNREFGVAQATNAPFGGFAFLGFQPYEDTSRWTLTGVVYDADDVRTGIRAARLPGGANATLAVSVTPEAPEGTYLVGAWVRTPAGFTNNTTTGIFATVTVDGVAAPPHFVPLPATDGAWRYVTLPVPLGGPQVLGGPVPAPDRRSADRRARLAARPRRTRTSQAGRTAPLALTSAATEASVVLTLSITNTTSSAVTLDSVLVGPLASGFVSRTFDEPSQQLTSTQDASGRTTRTYFDRAFQPTVSVGASGQVKELSQNFLSRWGNDGVFSPLSPNAEVTVHPASGGVLETFRDGGTWRERWDASEGWAAADGALRHTGNAAGLLTWRGTTVETRAVYFELQARDVVASVSMGDVTIRWDQGWSASQAGVAWTALATPPLARHWLLVVGKGVVLFFAEGQLLFSQPVRPSGDTVSITLTGEGALRNLSVAEAVRVGVSYNDASGRQRQVQQLQGADSIVLGLIHDALSRPLVTTKAAPGSFGSGQHQPVLQYRPGFVDVEEFLANLSTTWELKGDVADYYRGQHEDGIQRSDDQGYPYEGTRYEASPRQQTLEQAGAGKPYAIDLAVPEEQRQTTRLRFGANAGGDLPAGRYFEDTLTSPVQTRSVRLTDTLSQTVRSTYVSNTGEEVSRTSGNRTYAAGASGPVATLETALPNKLVSGPQQLPNGYTQRMTTDALQRTESLVDPDAGQTRFVSDVAGRLRFVQPALDAGEQWFVYYKYDALGRMVEEGTLASAWDPVALRLLANQPEWPTEGFTVTVSMRYDGDGNDPTLIGMKWSSVAHNPGDDGDVTVTEVFGYDEDGHLSSVRMTLDGPTTADGTVSYRYDNLSAVVRVDFPQGTPLRAVHYAYDELGHLVSIGSAEGLANFAAYAWSADGLVQREVLGQGAWTRLVDYTSRGQVATMTTTSAAGDQSFALTYAYEPDGVVRTRGVRWHFAGAEASQEQVFGYDGQRRMLTATGTTPMTIRAYDPSGNIWEAEEGGIRVATPCADGSDRVASLSVGAGPAEPLTWGAQGQLLAGAGRTFTYERATNMTTRIESAGSALRLAYGGSQQRVLKRRRDGADTVYFFGAGLVPVARRDGASWTVLLQGPSGLLALVGTNTRFTLTDPDQSVWAVVEGSTLAARYAYAPFGGLTLAEGDTAASEYLFQGQEWDAEVGLYNFRARMYDPVLRRFVTPDPRRQFASPYVFAANNPLGITDPTGEVSLAERIGIGIASALLTIAGTCLAVFTGGASSAAASAAKRMVKVAVKGTTKAAKGAAKGASAGAAEGAAVGATEGAVATGSQVVSAGVSATESLVNSAGTLAEKATRFGLGVAGNTISSAGRAGFKYNRTQPGSDYSAKGFFEAMGIGAAAGFAKGVVLGGGELATSGLSKKEGRKGVAARIAARAAVGSVAGLISSDLSTILTNVQQHEPWYQGLARSTVGGFVGGALSGTASGTWGERSHSKKYVKVTDHVKSLGNNLIDKVKKATVDRNSYTLNGTASFFAMPGYDVWGTAGRWGKLEE, encoded by the coding sequence ATGTCGTCGTCCAATCCGTCGTCGCAAAGCCAGCCGCCCGCCATCCGCACGTTCCAGATGGACGACCGCTCCGTCGGAAACCTCGCGAGCTCCGTCAACCTGTTCCGCGGCGACGTGAACCTCACCCAGAGCCTGTTCACCCTCCCGGGGCGCTCCGAGGGCAACGGCCTCGACGTGTCGTTGTCACTCCAATACCAGTCCAACGTGTTCCGCGAGGCGACGACGTGGAACCGCGAGGCGCCGACCGGGGTGGTCGGCCTGGGCTGGAGCCTCCCCCTGACGTGGATTGAGTCGATGTCCTCCGGCTCGCCCGTGCCGGGGACACGGCAGTACGCGCTCTTCGAGAACGGCACGCCCAACACGCTGGTCCGCCAACCGTGGGCCCCCCGACTGTTCTCCGCCGACGCGGCGCTCGCCAGCGGCCTGGCCGACGGGAAGCCCGTCCCCGCCCCGCTCGTCCAGGAGTTCCACGCCCACGGGCTCCTCCTGTCGGCAAATGCCACCGCGCGCGGTGGCCAGGGCACCTGGGAGCTCGTCGACGACACGCACGAGCTGCTCTACACGCTCGAGGTGGGGGCGCGGCTGCTGGCGAGGGATGGCGGCGAGGCGTACCAGCTCCAGAACTACCAGTTCTGGAAGGTGCAGTACTACCCCCGCTACGAGCGCTGGGTCGTCACGAACGACTCGGCGGTGCGGCGCTCCTTCGGCGGAGGCGTCACGCGGGACGCGACGGGCGCGCACGCGGTGAACAACACGGTGGCGTGGTCGGTGTGGTGGAAGGGCAGCAACGGCCTGCCCCTGTGGAGCGGCGCCTCGATGCGCACCGAGGGGCAGGTCCAGGTGGCGCGCGCCTGGTATCTGGGCCGGGTCACGGACCGCTTCGGCAGCGCCATCACCTACGCCTACAACGACTTCGAGCGGACCAGCGACGGGCTGCTCCGGGGATGCGAGCGGCGCGTCGGCACCGGCGGGCTGCCGTACACCCAGGCCGTGTATCTGACTCGCGTTACCGACGTGTTCGGCCGCACTGTCACGCTCCACTACGGCGACAAGCTGTGGAGCGCCGAGGCAGAAGCCCCACGCGAATACGCGGACCCGCACCGCGCCGTTCCCGGCGACGCCCCCGGGGCCTGGCAGGACTGCTACGAGACCCGCTTCCTCGACCAGGTCACCGTCCGGGCAACCGACGGCGCCACCCTCTTCACCTTCCGCTTCGGCTACGAGCCGAGGCCGGAGGCGACCGGCCGCGAGCGTGAGGTGGCCAACGTCACTGGGAACACGGGCCACCTCCGAGGTGACACATTCAAGCGCTTCCTCACGCGCATCACCCAGTTCGACCAGGACGACGTGGAGAGCCCGGGCTTCGTGCTCACCTACTGCCTGGATGCCGCGACGGAGGGAGGGCAGCCCGGAGCCCTCGCAGCCCTCACGTCTCCAGAGGGCGCCACCGCCACCTATACCTACGCGCACCAGAGCCTCCCGCTGTGCGAACGGCGCGCGGAGGTGAAGCGGCCAGACTCCGTCGGCGGCGGCTCGCCGCGCATCTACTACGGCCCGGACTACGCGGTCGTCGCGTACTACCACCCCGCCAACGGCCGGCTCTCGCTCCAGGTCTGGACCTGGACAGGCGCGTGGCTCACCTGGCAGCTCGACCCGGGCGACGCGCTCCTCGACACGCTGGGGCTCGACCTCGACACCCTCGACGTCGTCGCCAACCAGGACTTCTTCGCGCTCACCTTCACGCGCACCACCCCGTCTGAATGTGTCGCCTACGTCTTCGACCGCGACGTGGCTCGGCCCGGCCAGTGGCGCGCCGCCACCGTCAACGGGGTGACCACCGCGAAGAACACGCCCACGCTCAAGCTTCCGACAGGCGGCATCGCCACGACGTTCGTGGGCGGCACCACGTGGCTCGCCGTGGCGCAGATGAGCGACCGGACCCTGTCCGGCAGCTATGAGGTGCTCACCTGGCGATGGACCACGCGGGCCTGGACGCGGGAGACGCTCGCGGCCCCTCGCTACACGTGGCTCACGGGCTCGGGCGAGTACCTCGCGGCGTTGGATATCGACGGCAAGCTGACGGTGCGATGGCTGGACAGTCAGCTCGTGTGGCGCTCGGGTCCTTCGACCATGCTGCCCAGGCTCTTGACGGTGGACCTGGCGGGGGTCGCCCTCGTGCCGGGCACCTCGCTCGTGACGGTGTCCAACGTCATCGCGAGCAACTCGCAGGAGAACGTCTACCAGGTCTGGGTGGTGCAATGGACGGCGGACTACGCGCTCCAGCTCCACTCGCTCGGTGAGTTCACCGACGCCTTCGGGTCCGGCAACGCGCCCACGTCGTGGGTCCCGCAGGTGGTCGATGACACGCTCATCGCCATCAATGGCAACCTGGCGCGCTTCGATGGCGCGGCGTGGGTGGTGAGCACGAAGCTCAACCCCGGCATGCCCGACGCGGACCGCGACCAGCGCTACGCCTTCGGACCGGACTACGCCCTCCAGATCATCGTTCCCACCACGGGCGTCGGCGCCGCCGTCGCCCAGGTGATGGCCTATGACCCGATGACGGGCTGGAAGCCTGCGCCGAGCACGCTGGGCCAGGCCCTGCCTCCGCAAGAGACGCAGGCCGCGAACTGGCCCACGAGTGGTGGCGAAGACTGGGCGGTCGTCGGGCCGTATGTGTACTTCCGAGGCACCGCGTCGGACTGGAGCGCCGTCGCCGCCGCGCCAGCATCCGCCAACCTGGACGTCCTCGTGGGCCAGGGGGGTTACCACTTCAACTCCGAGTCGCTCGTGGACCAGGGGCCGACCTTCCTGGCCTTCACCACCGAGCAGGGCAGCGCCGCGCAGCGGGCCGAGGCGCTCCTGCTGCGGAACGGACAGGTGGGCAAGCCCGCGCCATTCCCCCAGGAGAAGCTGGGCGATGGCCAGGGTCCGGGCACCTCGCCCAAGGGGCCGCAGCTCTTCGCCACCTACCCCCAGGACGCCATCGACTTCGACAGGGCGACGACGGTCTACCTCCACCAGTACGCCGGGGACACCTTCGCCGGCCCCATCGAGCACTACGCGGTCGCCGGTCTCGATGTGACGGATGGATATCGGGACGCGATTCCCACGCGCTACGTCTTCGACACGAAGACCGCGGGCTGCGACCCCACGGGCCTCATCGTGAAGTTCTTCTCCGCTCGCACGTACCCGGGGACCTCGGACGCGGCGAACCCGGTGAATGGGTGGGTGGACAGCACCTACCTCAACGGCATGGCCGATGAGACCGGCAAGAACTATTACGACATGCTCGACGGCCTCCTCTTGCGCACGCAGACGCGAGACCGCGCGGGGGTGCTGCTCGATGGCACCGAGGCCACCTGGGTCGTCTACCAACAGGTCGCCTCCGATGTCCTCGAGCCCGAGACCGTCGTGCTCCGCGGCGGCTGGGTGGCGCAGACGGTGGACACCCAAATCAGCAACGGTGTCACGAGCACGAAGACCACCGAGTACGTCCCGCCGGGCGCCCCCGGCTCCGCGACCGGACAACCCGTGACGGTCACCTTCCAGCAGAACGGCGGCGAGGGCCAGGCCCAAACGTTCGTGCAGACCACGGTCCCGGGCGTCGCCATCGATGCGGGCCTCGCTGCCATCCACGCGCTCACGGACCCGGCGCAGGTGACGAACACCGTCACGACCGACACGGGCACGGTCCCCGTGCAGGCCATGGCGACGACCTACGCCTGCTGGCCCACCGCGGAGGGTGTGCTCGTCTCGATGGCCGAGGCGAGCTTCGGCCTCCTCGATGCCCCGGAGGTGGCGTTCCCCTTCGCGAGCTACACCCCGGGAGACAACCCGGCGGGCTGGGCGCTCGCGGCGCGCACCACCGAGCACACGGACTATGGCCAGGAGCAGGAGAGCGTGGACGGCCTCGGCGTGCCCACGGCGACGCTCTACAGCAGCAACCGTGAGTTCGGCGTGGCGCAGGCGACCAACGCGCCCTTCGGTGGGTTCGCCTTCCTCGGCTTCCAGCCCTACGAAGACACCTCGCGCTGGACCCTCACGGGCGTGGTGTACGACGCGGACGACGTGCGCACGGGCATCCGCGCGGCCCGACTGCCCGGCGGCGCCAATGCCACCCTCGCCGTGTCGGTGACGCCCGAGGCCCCCGAGGGCACCTACCTGGTCGGAGCCTGGGTGCGGACCCCGGCGGGCTTCACCAACAACACCACCACGGGCATCTTCGCGACCGTCACGGTCGACGGCGTGGCCGCCCCGCCCCACTTCGTGCCGCTGCCCGCCACGGACGGCGCCTGGCGCTACGTCACGCTGCCCGTCCCGCTCGGGGGGCCACAGGTGCTCGGAGGCCCCGTGCCCGCGCCGGACCGGCGCTCCGCGGACCGCCGTGCCCGACTCGCCGCCCGTCCTCGCCGGACCCGGACCTCGCAGGCGGGCCGCACGGCCCCGCTCGCGCTCACCTCCGCCGCCACGGAGGCGTCCGTGGTGCTCACCTTGTCCATCACGAACACCACCAGCAGCGCGGTGACGCTCGACAGCGTGCTGGTGGGGCCGCTCGCCAGCGGCTTCGTGAGCCGCACCTTCGACGAGCCGAGCCAGCAGCTCACGTCGACTCAGGACGCGAGCGGCCGCACCACGCGCACGTACTTCGACCGCGCCTTCCAGCCGACCGTCTCCGTGGGGGCCTCCGGACAGGTCAAGGAGCTCTCCCAGAACTTCCTCTCGCGCTGGGGCAACGACGGCGTCTTCTCCCCCCTGAGCCCCAACGCGGAGGTCACCGTCCATCCCGCCAGCGGCGGTGTGCTCGAGACCTTCCGCGACGGCGGCACCTGGCGCGAGCGCTGGGACGCGTCGGAGGGATGGGCCGCCGCGGACGGCGCGCTCAGACACACGGGCAACGCCGCGGGCCTCCTCACCTGGCGAGGCACCACGGTGGAGACCCGCGCGGTCTACTTCGAGCTCCAGGCGCGCGACGTGGTCGCGTCCGTGTCCATGGGCGACGTGACGATTCGCTGGGACCAGGGCTGGAGCGCATCCCAGGCAGGTGTGGCCTGGACCGCGCTGGCCACACCGCCGCTCGCGCGGCACTGGTTGCTCGTCGTCGGCAAGGGCGTGGTGCTCTTCTTCGCGGAAGGACAGCTCCTCTTCAGCCAGCCGGTCCGCCCTTCCGGGGATACGGTGTCCATCACCCTCACCGGTGAGGGTGCCCTCCGCAACCTCTCCGTCGCCGAGGCGGTCCGCGTCGGCGTCTCCTACAACGACGCCTCCGGCCGACAGCGACAGGTGCAGCAGCTCCAGGGCGCGGACAGCATCGTGCTGGGCCTCATCCACGACGCACTCAGTCGACCGCTCGTGACGACGAAGGCCGCCCCGGGCTCGTTCGGCTCCGGCCAGCACCAGCCCGTGCTCCAATACCGGCCAGGCTTCGTGGATGTGGAGGAGTTCCTCGCGAACCTCTCCACCACGTGGGAGCTGAAGGGCGACGTCGCCGACTACTACCGGGGGCAGCACGAGGACGGCATCCAGCGCTCGGACGACCAGGGCTATCCCTACGAGGGCACGCGCTACGAGGCCTCGCCACGACAACAGACGCTCGAGCAGGCTGGCGCCGGCAAGCCCTACGCCATCGACCTCGCCGTGCCCGAGGAACAACGGCAGACGACGCGGCTGCGCTTCGGCGCGAACGCCGGAGGAGACCTCCCCGCCGGCCGCTACTTCGAGGACACGCTCACCAGCCCCGTGCAGACGCGCTCCGTGCGCCTGACCGACACGCTCTCGCAGACGGTGCGGAGCACGTACGTGTCGAACACGGGGGAGGAAGTCTCTCGGACGTCGGGCAATCGCACCTATGCGGCGGGGGCCTCCGGTCCCGTGGCCACGCTCGAGACCGCGCTCCCCAACAAGCTGGTGAGCGGGCCCCAACAGCTCCCCAACGGCTACACCCAGCGGATGACGACGGACGCGCTCCAGCGCACCGAGTCCCTGGTCGACCCCGACGCGGGGCAGACCCGGTTCGTGTCCGACGTGGCCGGGAGGCTGCGCTTCGTGCAGCCCGCGCTGGACGCGGGTGAGCAGTGGTTCGTCTATTACAAGTACGACGCGCTGGGGCGCATGGTGGAGGAAGGCACCCTCGCCTCCGCGTGGGACCCCGTGGCGCTGCGCCTGCTCGCGAACCAGCCCGAGTGGCCGACCGAGGGTTTCACGGTCACGGTGTCGATGCGCTACGACGGCGACGGGAACGACCCCACGCTCATCGGCATGAAGTGGAGCTCCGTGGCGCACAACCCGGGGGACGACGGGGACGTCACCGTCACGGAGGTGTTCGGCTACGACGAGGACGGGCACCTCTCCTCGGTGCGGATGACGCTCGACGGGCCCACGACCGCCGACGGGACGGTGTCCTACCGGTACGACAACCTCTCGGCGGTGGTCCGCGTCGACTTCCCCCAGGGCACCCCGCTCCGGGCGGTGCACTACGCCTATGACGAGCTCGGGCACCTCGTGTCCATCGGCAGCGCCGAGGGCCTCGCGAACTTCGCGGCCTATGCCTGGAGCGCGGATGGACTGGTGCAGCGGGAGGTGCTCGGCCAGGGCGCGTGGACGAGGCTCGTGGACTACACCTCTCGCGGCCAGGTGGCGACGATGACGACCACGTCGGCGGCGGGGGACCAGTCCTTCGCGCTGACCTATGCCTATGAGCCGGACGGCGTCGTGCGCACGCGAGGCGTGCGTTGGCACTTCGCTGGCGCGGAAGCCAGCCAGGAGCAGGTCTTCGGCTACGACGGTCAGCGGAGGATGCTCACCGCGACGGGCACCACGCCGATGACCATCCGCGCCTACGACCCCAGCGGCAACATCTGGGAGGCGGAGGAGGGCGGAATCCGGGTGGCCACTCCGTGCGCGGATGGCTCGGACCGGGTCGCGTCGCTCTCCGTCGGGGCGGGCCCCGCCGAGCCGCTCACCTGGGGCGCCCAAGGACAGTTGCTCGCGGGCGCGGGCCGGACGTTCACCTACGAACGCGCGACGAACATGACGACGCGCATCGAGTCCGCCGGAAGCGCGCTCCGGCTCGCGTACGGCGGGAGCCAGCAGCGCGTGCTCAAGCGTCGCCGCGACGGCGCCGACACGGTCTACTTCTTCGGTGCGGGTCTGGTCCCCGTGGCACGGCGGGACGGGGCGTCCTGGACCGTGCTCCTGCAGGGACCGTCAGGGCTCCTCGCGCTGGTGGGGACGAACACGCGCTTCACGCTGACGGACCCGGACCAGTCCGTGTGGGCGGTCGTGGAGGGCTCCACGCTCGCGGCGCGCTACGCCTATGCTCCCTTCGGCGGCCTCACGCTCGCCGAGGGCGACACGGCGGCCTCCGAGTATCTCTTCCAGGGACAGGAGTGGGACGCCGAGGTCGGGCTCTACAACTTCCGCGCCCGCATGTACGACCCGGTCCTGCGCCGCTTCGTGACGCCGGACCCGCGGCGGCAGTTCGCGAGCCCCTACGTCTTCGCCGCGAACAATCCGCTCGGCATCACCGACCCCACGGGCGAAGTCTCTCTCGCGGAGAGGATTGGCATCGGCATTGCCTCGGCGCTCCTCACCATCGCCGGCACCTGCCTCGCCGTCTTCACGGGGGGCGCCTCGAGTGCGGCGGCGAGCGCGGCGAAGCGCATGGTGAAGGTCGCGGTGAAGGGCACGACCAAGGCCGCGAAGGGAGCGGCCAAGGGGGCCTCGGCCGGCGCGGCGGAAGGAGCCGCTGTGGGGGCGACGGAAGGCGCCGTGGCCACGGGCTCACAGGTGGTCTCCGCGGGAGTCTCCGCGACCGAGTCCCTGGTCAACTCCGCCGGCACCCTGGCGGAGAAGGCCACGCGGTTCGGTCTCGGCGTCGCGGGGAACACGATCTCGAGCGCCGGGCGCGCTGGATTCAAATACAACCGCACGCAGCCCGGGAGCGACTACTCGGCCAAGGGCTTCTTCGAGGCCATGGGGATTGGCGCCGCCGCGGGCTTCGCGAAGGGGGTCGTGCTCGGCGGTGGGGAGCTCGCGACGAGTGGGCTCTCCAAGAAGGAGGGCCGCAAGGGCGTCGCCGCGCGCATCGCCGCCAGGGCCGCCGTGGGCAGCGTCGCGGGCCTGATATCCAGTGACCTGTCGACGATCCTCACCAACGTCCAGCAGCATGAGCCCTGGTACCAGGGGCTCGCCAGAAGCACCGTCGGGGGCTTCGTCGGGGGCGCCCTCTCCGGCACCGCCTCGGGCACCTGGGGCGAGCGTTCGCACTCCAAGAAGTACGTGAAGGTGACCGACCACGTGAAGTCCCTCGGGAACAACCTCATCGACAAGGTCAAGAAGGCCACGGTCGACAGGAACAGCTACACGCTCAATGGCACGGCCTCGTTCTTCGCGATGCCCGGTTACGACGTGTGGGGCACGGCGGGACGATGGGGGAAGCTCGAGGAGTGA
- a CDS encoding CHAP domain-containing protein translates to MSNGVSFPKFNTHILSLNTTGPGAIAGSPPKQDPANLTKPLWGFSMADLFEGSAPKTTSTSKAKPPASGGDIGQKIVDIANKQEGYKEGANNSNKFTQAMTGKKGQAWCADFVSWAAKEAGLKSPRSSTVGGIVNQLKEQGTWKNKKNPQPGDAIAFNSPSTRRWDDHVGIISKVNYKTVEKNGKKTKVPVSVDVISGNSGKNTDGVSTRKKVPLNDPSIIGWGSMAKPKKK, encoded by the coding sequence ATGAGCAACGGCGTCTCGTTCCCGAAGTTCAACACCCATATCCTCTCCCTCAACACCACCGGCCCCGGGGCCATCGCCGGAAGCCCGCCCAAGCAGGACCCGGCGAACCTGACGAAGCCCCTCTGGGGCTTCTCCATGGCGGACCTCTTCGAGGGGAGCGCCCCGAAGACGACGAGCACCTCGAAGGCGAAGCCGCCTGCCTCGGGCGGCGACATCGGACAGAAGATCGTCGACATCGCCAACAAGCAGGAGGGCTACAAGGAGGGGGCCAACAACTCCAACAAGTTCACCCAGGCCATGACAGGCAAGAAGGGCCAGGCCTGGTGCGCGGACTTCGTGAGCTGGGCCGCGAAGGAGGCGGGCCTGAAGTCGCCTCGCTCCTCCACCGTGGGTGGCATCGTCAACCAGCTCAAGGAGCAAGGCACCTGGAAGAACAAGAAGAACCCCCAGCCGGGTGATGCCATTGCCTTCAACAGCCCCAGCACCCGCCGCTGGGACGACCACGTCGGCATCATCAGCAAGGTCAACTACAAGACCGTCGAGAAGAACGGCAAGAAGACCAAGGTGCCCGTCAGCGTGGATGTCATCTCCGGCAACTCGGGCAAGAACACCGACGGCGTCTCCACGCGCAAGAAGGTCCCGCTGAACGACCCCTCCATCATCGGCTGGGGCTCCATGGCGAAGCCGAAGAAGAAGTGA